The following DNA comes from Lathamus discolor isolate bLatDis1 chromosome 5, bLatDis1.hap1, whole genome shotgun sequence.
GAATTTAACTGATGTCAACTACACCGCGTGATGAACACCTGAAGGGCAAACTCTTCCAGTGCACAACATTGGCGTAGGTTCCTCCTACCACCAATGTTTTATTGAATCTTTGATGCTCACCCTTGCCCTTTCCGCTCCTTCAGTTGTATTTACCAAGAGTGGCAAACacttcagaaacacagcttGAGTGCTCACTTGAGGTCGGCATCCAcccagctgtgccagcagctgtTTTGCATCAGGAGAGGCAGTGGTGGGAGCTGCCATGCTGCAGTCAGGAGGAATGCAGAGAAGGAAAGTTGGTGTTTCTGGACAACTCACACTGCAGATCTGACGGTCAGGTAAGACAGACACTAGGACCCCACATCTATGGTAACACAAAGTAAACTTTTAACCTCTGCAGCACCCTCAGGTCAAGTCACTGCTATGCCAGCTGTGCAGCTATCATAGAGGGGCATTGGTGCAACTGAATGGATTTGGCTTTGactgttgggatttttttggggagggggtgtgACATTTTTGTGTGGTTTGCAGTGTCCACAAAGAAATGCTTTGGTGCAAGACATTTTTTAGCAAGCAATGACAGACTGAGGTAAATGTTTGAGGCACAGCCAGCAAATTCCACGAGTTATTTTAGAGGCCTCGTTCACTATACTGGTGATCTAAAGTACTTTCTATCAGCTTTTAAAACACGTTTAGCTTGGCCAGTCCAAATTAAGCATTTTATTGATGATAGTGAGCAAGGTCCTGTTTATGCTGGGCATTCCACTCTACCAGGACATTTAGCTGCCACTGCTGTGCCCTGACATGACTTCTTGCCTTGCAGTGCAGGGATGCTGTCCTGCACATCCCAAGCACAGCCCGTACTCCAGACCCATACTAGGGAAGTGTGGCCATTACATAGCCTGGGATACAGTTTCCTAAGCACACTGCTCACTCATGGTGCATAAAATTAAATGTGCTAAACCACAACCTGCCAAACCTTGCAATGTTTGCAATGTCAGAGTTGGAGACGTATTGCAAACAAAGTGGAAGAGCCTGTGTACATGTGAATTGTACTGTTTTGCAGCAAGGCAGTAACAATGCAAAACCCTCCCTTATTTTTAACTACCTGTTTCTTGGAAACATGTGCATGAAAATATTTGGGGCAGGGTTTTAAAGGCTACTCCTCCCCACTGGCTTGAGCAAGCTGTGAGACAAACTAAATGGATACAAGGTACTTCATTTTGGCTTGAACACTCTCAGAGAAAGAGAGGCTTGCCAGGGATTTAGTTTACAACGTTTGCCAAGTATCCCAGATAAAGCTGCCACAGTTAGTCCTCACCAGCCAAACAAATAACATCTAATGATGTCAGGACGAGCCCTGGTCAAACATCCCTGGCAAGACAGAGCCTTTGAACATCTGGGTGGAGCCTGTCTGCCCGCAAGAAAACGCCTGACCCGGAGGTCATTGCCACTTCATTCCCACTTTCTCCCCTCATCCCTGTTGACAAATTCATTGCTGGAAAGAGATGGATGCACAACACAGACCTTCTGTCACAGCCTGGAACAGCATCCTGGGGCAGTGAGCTGATGCTGAATGTTACCGTGGATGGCAGCTGCTGCCACGCTTTGGTTTTACAGGAGCTTTCGTTTCTTGCTGccttgctggagcagttcaCAATCTCCACTTGTCATTGTGCTCTTAGAAGCTCCTGTGTTTGTGGTAAGAGGAAGGCGGGTGAGGGTAGGAGGcaataataaaatactaaaCTTGGACAAAGCATTCATGAGCTAGATGAGGGAAGAGTTTCTTcctgtgtctggttttgttcGACTTCCAAGTCAAGGattctgaagaaagagaaaaaatagtgtcatttattatttattgcatCAGACAAGCATAAAGTGATACTCTAAAGCTTTTATTCAGCTGCTTATGGCAATTGCCAACATAGTAAATTCCCCTGCCAGGAGATTTCCGCTTGAATAATGAACATCCATATAAGAATGGCACTGAAACTCAAGGCTGAATAATCTTGATTCAACCCGGGAAGAAGGACACAGTGAGCTCCCTTCTTAAGAGTTTGAGGGACTGACACAGGAGCTGAACTGCAGTTATAATCCAGGCAACATCCCACTGAGAAGCAGCAATGCCCATCTCACAGTTTTCTGAAGCTCTCCACCCATGCTCAGACTCTGTAATCATCACTCTGATGAAACGTGTTAGGGAACCTGATCCTTCAAATAGCTGTTTTATTTACACGGTGCCCCACCAGGTCCCAGAGAGCTTATGAAAAATTAAACGGAGAACATAAAATATGAATGGAATGATCATTGGCCCATAAGAGCCCTGCAGTTCTTGAAAGATGTTTTACACATAATGAAGGCTGCATTTTAGAAAGCCTTTTTTCCGAAGATGGTGCAACAATTTTCAAGCCTCTGTGTAAAATGAGGAACTTTCAAGGATGTACCTGGGAAAGCAAGGCACATCGCTCCTTCATGCAGCACAGGAGTCCACTGCCCATTAGCAAACAGTAAGCAAACTAAGCAGAGCCAAATACGTGAATAAAGTGAAAACACATGGATGTTTAACTAGATGCTGCATTGTCAGAGAAAGTAGGGCTGAAAGATTAACATTACTACAGGACTCATCCTGCAACCACATGGTGGTAACAACTCTCAAATTCTGCCCAGCAAATGCCCTGGTGAAGCATCTCCTCTGCAGACTGTATGCTCCCTGGGGTGGTCACCAGCATCTCTTgtctcagctgcagcactggaaaTGCTTAGCACTCTGCAAATGGATGGGGAAAGGGCCAACTGCTCCCTCCTGAGCAGGTTCTGCGGTGATAACCATGGTTCTGGCCCTGGATCCTACCCCCAGCAAGGGCATTTAGGAGCAAACAggcttttattttggtttccttCAAGGAAatatggttggttttgttgcatGGTTTCTGCTTGTGGTGAAATCTGCCTCCCATCCTGTGCGTTTAGCAAGGCCAGCAACTGCAATGAGCAACAAGCTTCACAAACTGCCACCTGCATCGTTTTGTTTTGTGCATCTCCCTGGCCTTTTATCAAAGAAGgatgagaaaggagaaattattAACTTCAGGAGAGCCCTGTCTTCCCTCTAAGGTAATTTGGGAAAGGATCTGTTACATAACAGCACTTCTTTAAGCTGTCAGCTGGATACCTGACAACCCTTCTTATCTACAAAGGCTTGAAATGTCTGTGTGAAAATggctctcccttcctcctccctcaacttgcaggaagaaaacaggcaTTTGAGAAAAAATCGATTTTTAAATGTGATCCAAATTTCATGTAATTAAAACCAGTTCAAAGTAAGTACATGGATTTTTGCTGTATATAGAGTAAAGGAATCAGAAGTGACAGTCCCACATCCACACAGGAAAGAGGCTCAAGCACTACTTATTTCTCTATGTTCATAAGGCCCACAAGCTCTATCAACAGCGGTATCTACACTAAATAATGTTCTTCTTATGCACCAATTACGAACTGTCAGAAAAGATACATGTAATCCTTCATATCAAGACCTACTCATGCAACTTTTAAATGCCACACTGTAAGTTGCAGTACTTACCCTAACGGCTTCACATattggaaggagaaaaaacctgTTATCTACTAGATCATCAATACCAAAAGCTCAATGAATACACTTCTTAGGAGATCAGATGGAGAACAAGCACCGCTTTTATTATAACCAGGATATCGACTTTCACCAGGGCTACATTTGTTCTGCTTCTGTCTGTGAAGTAATTGATTTCCAAGTCTAGATGCCACAcatttgtattaattttctCTAGTTTAAAGCAGTGAAGTACCCCTCTAACCAAGGCAAACATCACAACTGATTTCCAGCTACCAGTGCTAAATCACACAGCAAAACCCACTGCAGAGGAGCCAAATACACTACAGTcaaacaggacagaaaacaaaagcctgtGAATGCAAGGGAGCATTTCACCTGGAGCAAACTTTTATGGTCCcaacagaaaggtgaagaggaAATAGGATTGCTAGCAGGAGCACCAACTCTGCTTTGCCTTCCTGATACCTGGGGGTGCCTATGTGTAAGGTGGAAGGGAAAGAGTGAGGGACAGTAAGGAGAGGAAAACTGTAGCAGTGTAGTATGAATACAGTTTATGCCTAATTAGTAATAGTTTCAGTTCTGTCTGTTATCTAAGCAACTGCAATTAAGGGTTGAACACTTTTCCAAGTTTTTATCCTACCATTTAATATAACAGAAATTGGAGAAAACAAGCTATTTACAAAGCAGGAATCTGCAAAAGCCAGACACCCCTCATAGACACTGACTGACTCTCAtgtatttgtttgtattttgtaaCAACACAGATTTCTACTTTGCAAAAAGTCTGTACGGGAACACTCTGTGTACAAAATAGTTCCCTTCAGTCTTCATGAAAAGACTAAAATAAACTAAGAAAAGCCAACCGCTTGctaaagaggaaagagaaatacatAAATCAACAGGGTGAGGCTTTGCACACACCTTGAGGCTGCAGTGCACGCTGAAAGAAGCCATCATGCCAGTTCCTGGATCACTTTGTTAGCCTCCTTGGCTTTCTTACACGTGTACAGCCATTTGATTATCCGTGCGTTGCGCTCAATCACGGAGGTGCTGCTCGGGACCTGCTCTGTGAGTTCATCCTCCAGCAGCCCTTCGTCCCCGCTGTGCCTCGTGAAGTCGCTCTCGGACGTAGCCACACTGATGCTGCGGATCTTGAAGGAGATGTTGTCGGACACCACGGAGAAGTTCTCTCTCCCGAGATCCTCGATGACCTCCTGATCCAGGCCACAGTACTTGAAAAATGTATCAAACTCGGAGAAAGACTTGGAGTAGCGAGAGCTGATGTCCGACTGGGAGCGATGAAGACCTCTCCTCTTCACCTCCTTGACCTCCTCAGGAGGTATAATCAGTTTTGAGGGTCTCTCACGCTCTTTTGTACATACCCCTGGCGCTTCAGTGCTCACAGCGATGGCTTGCTCCGCTCCATGGCTGCCCAGCTCACGGTCACTGTCCTTTTCTAAGAGAGGCTCTTTGCTCTCGCTGGCTGCGGTGTCCTCCATGACTCTGGGCATCTCAGGGGAAGCCAGCTGCTTCTCCTTTACAGACCCTTGGAAGATCCTCCTCACCAAGCTCCCCCGGGAGCTGTCCTGGCTTTGACCTCTCCCGAACTCGCATTTCTGGCGGTAGATCACCAGGGAGTCCGGCCGCATCTGCCTCCTGGGGGTGCTGCGCCTGGCTATGGGGGGGCCGTGCTGCAGGGGGGCCCGGCAGGAGTACACCGCCTTCGCCAGCTCCAGCGGCTTCGCGCCCTTCCCTCTCCCAAAGTCCCTGCTGGGTTTCTTGCTCTCCACCGAGCAGGTCTCGCTGCTGCTCTCCGAGGCTGAGCTCAGCACGATGACGGGCTCCTGCGTGGTGCTGATTACCCGCTGGCTTTTTACGTACTTGGCCTTATCGGCTGCTAGCCTCTCCACCGCACTTCTCCTGCCGGGGTTGCCGGCCTCCATCTGCCTGCGGAGGTACTCGGGCCCCTTGTTAAGGAGCCGCAGGGTGAGGGAGGAGTGCAGGTCGGAGATGGCGTGCATTCCCACGGCCCTGCGGAGTTCAGTTGGCATAGCAGTTCCAGGGGCGCGGGTCCTGCTCCCAGTCCTGGCAGGGAACGGgctaaaagagaagaaaaacaccgTACAAAAGCTCTACTAAACCAAGGGGGAAACGCAAAGGCTCGAACACACCGCGGGCGTCCCGCCGAGGGCCCAGCTCCCGCGCGCACCCGCCGCCGCCGTCGGGGCGCCGCGTGTGCGCGCTGCCGCTCGCTCCCGCCCCGCCGCCTCACCGCGCACCCGCCCGCGGCTGCGCCGGCCCCGCCGGCCGGGGACAGCCAATGGCGGCGCCGTGCGGGCGGCCCCGAGCCGCCCTGCGCCGGCACCGGGCGCACCGGAGCCTGCCTCCGTCCGGGACACCGTGGGGCTGTGCTTGGGACGGGTCCGCCGGCTCCTTCCGCCTCTCCCGTAGCAGCCTGTAAGGCTTACCGTGCTGAGCGGTACGCCCGCAGTCGTGATTTTTAGGGAAGGAGGTCGCTGCGGCTTCCAGAGTGCGGAATGCACTTAAGAAAATACGGGGCATGTTTCCAAAGGGGCAGAATTCCCGTCTGGGGCTGGCGATTCCCAACAGGCAGGTCAATTACACTGCACGTAATTTAAACGCCTGAAAATTAGACACATAAGTCACAGGTGATCACCTGGGGCAGCCTGGGCATCCAGCTTGGACTCGTGATCTCCCGTGAGATGCACCTCCTCTGGGGTCACTGATAACTAACTTAGAGATCACTTTTCTACTTAtatagaaaacaaaagccagtTTATACCTGCAAAGTTTCTCACGTATAGTTGTGGGTCATTTAAATTACTTCTGTGGGATTATAATATCAGAATGCTTTTGTGGTGATTGACTCACACTTGGTCTCTACAATCACTAAATTGTGGCAAACAAGTctacaaagggaaaaatgagCTATGGGCTTCCCTGTCCTCATTACGATGTTTCAGGGTACACCACTTTGCCACCAGGGACTATTTGCTCATAGCTATGTGGTGGGAGAAAAATCTTACCAGGCATCACTAGTGTCAGGAAAGTATAGGTCAAAATGTTGGGTACACATCCCCCTCTGCAACCCTGGGAGCCTCTGGTGCAtggagctgctttgcttttggatGGGAAAGCAACTACTTTTGTGCCTATACTCCCTGCCAAGAGTGGGACTACCCAGGCAGAATTCTGCTATGATGGCTGCATGCAGGGGCTGTGTCATCACCAAAGGGTTGAGCTACATGAGTGACGTCCACGTCATGCTCATTCAGGCATGCGAGTGTATAAAGTACTGAAGTGTGACCTGAGCACCTGGGgtttcagcagagctgcactCCCCTTGGCACATGCCTGCCTCTTGTGGggatattttcatgttttctgtgtgcTATCAGGACCATGCTAGGGTTCATATAATCATACaatcgcagaatggtttgggttggaggggaccttaaagattttccagttccaaccccctgcaatgagttgtgacaccttccactagaccaggtgcACAAAGgcctgtccaacctagccttgaatgtttccagaggtggggcatctaccacctcctgggcaacctgtgccagtgtttcgcAAGCCTCATcataaaaaacttcttccttatatcaagTTTGAATTGACCCTGTTTTAGTCTAAAACCATTGGGTTTTAATAACATTGGGTTATTGCCCAAGAGACCATGCAAGTCATGGTCCAACTTCCCAAACACGTTGTAGGGCTCTGTATGCTCATTTTTGAGTGTTATGAGCACAGAGTGATTCTCTTGCAAATAAGGTTCTACTGCTGGTTTTCTACTTAGTTCCCCTTAATTCCACCTTTAATGTTCCTAGGCATGTAGGTCTGAACTCCTACATGCAACCTACATGAAACCCTGTAACACATCCTTCTGTTTCATTGCTGCAAGGATCCCAGACAGGATGCTTGCCTGAATCAGGACTGAAACTTGTGACATTTGAGATTCCTTAGAGtgaaattctttttccttctatgGATATGGAAGTAGAGCTGGTGCACATAACAGCTTACCTAAAAATTAATCTCAAAACCTGAGATATAGTGATAGAAGTATAAGCACAGTTAACTAACAGAGAGCCCTTCCCCTGTTAAGCAGTTCATACACAGATGTGTAAGAGTGTATGTGATATTGTTACATATTTAAGTGCTTCATGGAAGGCTAATTCCTTCTGACAATGAACCTTTAGCAAGAAGCCAATAGATGAATTTAGTAATGAGATTAAAGTTTCATTCCCATCCCCATATTGACAAATTTGtcctaatttttttccttcaggttttTCTTTGGAGTTCTATGACACTGTATAATGTAACAATATATATTCACACGCCTCCGTGCATTTTAATTCATGCTTGTTCCAATTTCTTGTACCTTGTATCTATTTATCTTTAAGAGCTTACAAAAAACTCTCTGCCATGTTTTGTTTGCattgatttaaaataatgagaaaactGAATATACATGAATATCAATAAGAGTGGTTTTATTAAGCAACTCAAATTAGTTTCTTTATCAAAGCTGTTTATTCATTCCTTGCCACATGCAAAAGCCACTAGTAAGAGCAGATATATAGTTTTGTCACTGGACAATGGCTTTGTGTTTAGGGTTGATATGCAAAAACAATTGAAAAATACTGATTCTTTTGGatggaaataatgtttttaaatataaataaacaaagaaatgaagagaTATTTTCCTTCCACATAAAATTCCCTAGGTTTTGGAGGCATGCCTGGAAGATAAACCTGGACACTTTTGATAGAacactttttcattttcagccagttttctccccctgtcactgacaaaggaaaatgtgaaagtTGATTTTCCACAAAGTGCATGTCACAAGAAATTTCTcctgaaaaatcacagcaaccCTTTTCGGTCACCTTTCTTTGTATGTGAGATACTTCTTGTGAATCCGGGCTGATGACAATGACATTTAAAGTGGGAGAAGAGTCTTCCCAGGGTCAGAAAACATTGTGATCAACAATATTTTTCAACCTTGTCTCCCCTTTGATAAGACACAttaacacagcagctgcactgttATGTGATAGTTTCAGACGTACTTAGGTCACATATTAAATACACTTaagtttaaaatatgtttatgttgtttgaaatatttatgtatcTTGGAGCTAGCTCATATTTATGGATACACTCTTACAATGTTCAAAGAAGAGAGAGCCattgcatttcttctttctggaaAGCAGAGTGAAAGCATATTAAGAGAGCCCCAAGCAAACCAGCTTTGCCCCTGGCCCAGCACAGGCTTGGAGcaataaaactgaataaaaccaGACACAGCAGCACACATCCCTTGGCCTGTCAGTTGGCATCAGTCTCTCTCTGGCATCAATGCATAAGGTAAGAGAAGCAAATCCTGCACACACTAAGCCTTAGCTGACAGCATGAGTTTTTCCACGGAAGGGGTGTTTTACGAAACACATCTGAGTCAGCTGGTATTTAAAGTTATCACTAAATAGAGAACAGTTGAATATTAAGTGGGGTATGGCAAACTGTGTCTCACTCTGTTTATATTAACAAGAGATGTGCTTGGGGCACATTTTCTTGCTGCTGGAGACTGGAAAGCCAGTAAATGAGAGCTACCGCAACGTGACTGCAGGTAAAAAGTATAAAGCGTGCAAAGCAAAGCTTAGGTCATTGCTGTCTACTGAT
Coding sequences within:
- the FAM110C gene encoding protein FAM110C; translated protein: MPTELRRAVGMHAISDLHSSLTLRLLNKGPEYLRRQMEAGNPGRRSAVERLAADKAKYVKSQRVISTTQEPVIVLSSASESSSETCSVESKKPSRDFGRGKGAKPLELAKAVYSCRAPLQHGPPIARRSTPRRQMRPDSLVIYRQKCEFGRGQSQDSSRGSLVRRIFQGSVKEKQLASPEMPRVMEDTAASESKEPLLEKDSDRELGSHGAEQAIAVSTEAPGVCTKERERPSKLIIPPEEVKEVKRRGLHRSQSDISSRYSKSFSEFDTFFKYCGLDQEVIEDLGRENFSVVSDNISFKIRSISVATSESDFTRHSGDEGLLEDELTEQVPSSTSVIERNARIIKWLYTCKKAKEANKVIQELA